The Acomys russatus chromosome 3, mAcoRus1.1, whole genome shotgun sequence genome has a window encoding:
- the LOC127187232 gene encoding olfactory receptor 4E1-like: MKKAVLLNQTSVTLFRLRGLSVNPKIQMAVFVMFLIFYILTLIGNILIVITIIYDRRLHTPMYFFLSNLSFIDVCHSTVTVPKMLRDTLSEEKLISFDACVVQIFFLHLFACTEIFLLTVMAYDRYVAICKPLQYMTVMNWKVCMILGVALWTAGTIHSISFTSLTIKLPYCGPDEIDNFFCDVPQVINLACTDTHIIEILIVSNSGLISVVCFVIIVVSYAVILMSLRQQISEGKRKALSTCAAHLTVVTLFLGHCIFIYSRPSISFPEDKIVSAFFAAVTPLLNPIIYTLRNEDMKNALNKLIRRKEK; this comes from the coding sequence atgaaaaaggccGTCCTCCTCAATCAAACTTCGGTGACGTTATTCCGGCTCAGAGGTTTATCTGTGAATCCGAAGATACAGATGGCTGTGTTTGTCATGTTCCTCATTTTCTACATCCTGACACTGATTGGTAACATCCTCATTGTCATAACGATCATTTACGACCGCCGGCTCCAtacccccatgtacttcttcctcagcaaTCTGTCCTTTATTGATGTCTGCCATTCCACTGTCACTGTCCCAAAGATGCTCAGAGACACCTTGTCAGAAGAAAAGCTCATCTCTTTTGATGCCTGCGTGGTCCAGATATTCTTCCTGCACCTCTTTGCCTGCACGGAGATCTTCCTGCTTACTGTCATGGCCTATGATCGATATGTGGCCATTTGTAAACCCTTGCAGTACATGACAGTGATGAACTGGAAGGTGTGTATGATACTGGGTGTGGCCCTATGGACAGCGGGGACCATCCACTCCATATCTTTTACCTCACTCACCATCAAGCTGCCCTACTGTGGTCCTGATGAGATTGACAACTTCTTCTGTGATGTACCTCAGGTGATCAATCTGGCTTGCACTGACACCCACATCATTGAGATTCTCATTGTCTCCAACAGTGGGCTGATCTCTGTGGTATGTTTTGTGATTATTGTAGTGTCCTACGCAGTGATCCTCATGAGTCTGAGACAACAGATCTCTGAAGGCAAGAGGAAAGCCCTGTCCACATGTGCAGCCCACCTCACCGTGGTCACACTGTTTCTGGGACACTGTATCTTCATCTATTCACGCCCATCCATCAGCTTTCCAGAGGACAAGATTGTATCTGCTTTCTTTGCTGCTGTCACCCCTCTACTGAACCCTATAATCTATACCCTTAGGAATGAGGACATGAAGAACGCCTTAAACAAGTTAatcaggaggaaagaaaagtaa